cgctcaagaacagagctgcggcccttcccttcgtgcccagaaattccaccattttcaacacctaaaccttacccaaaataatcccaaagcttcctaattaaaaactaattaattccaACACTTAtagaatgacttaaacaacataattcaactgaaaactcaacctaaaactcatggaaatcccaacttcaatttttgaaactcaagaacattaAACACTAAAGAAAACCATGCAAACTCAGATTGaaacctctaaatcatgaattagagcgtacctcttctgctgaaccacttctatAAGGAAAATCcaagtcaattcccaagctttttccaccttaattctgcTCTTAACATCAAAACCACAACTATCTTACTACTCAGCCATAACTTAGAATTTCTAACCTTAGTACTGATTAAATTTCTTGGATGATTCTTCAGCTAAGCTTCTAAATCACtccttcaatccactgaattccagtTGAATTCCTCTAAAATTTTCAGTGTTTTTCCTGTGTTTTCccttgagagaaaagaaagagaaaaggcTGAGAAGAGAGTCGATCTTATTTTTGTTCTATTGTTTTCCTTTAATTCAGTTTActcttatcccgttaagtcaatcccgaagctcggggtgccggaaccgtccccgggggaaaaacggtaaaattccccaatattcccacctagacttcctaacctcaaatataactccatatatttattttcataacacgATAATCTAAAATACCctcgacttatccaaagtcaactgctaagccccgttgtgactttttctgctatctagccctaggattgcctcgagtcgtgctctccaaacttgcccacataataatgtggttctcacaaataccatatatatatcacattaacatcaataaaatcattcaaatcacatttaacccaattacgccctcccggcacactaatcaaagcccttaaacCTCATTAGTGAATTTTAGGGTCGTTACAtaaatattagccaactggcccaccagcaactctacaACAGCTCTGGTCATCaacctcataccatgaatctatcccgggcccttccggcttaaagcatcagctaccacgttggcttttcctggatgatacaaaatctcacaatcataatctttgactaactccagccaacgcctttgtctcatattcaaatctttctgagtgaagaagtacttcaggcacttatggtctgtatagatctcacacttctctccataaagataatgtctccatatctttaaagcaaagaccacaattgctaactctaaatcattagtgggatatctcttttcatattccttcaactgacgagaaacATAAttaattaccttctctgactgcatcagaacacaagcCAAAcactgatgagaagcatcgcaataaatcacaaacttctcatgatctgttggaagactcagaatcggagttgtaatcaatctctacttcagttcctggaagttgttctcacacttatcttaccacacaaatttctgactcttgcatgttagctcagtcaatgcaatagcaatctttgagaacccttccaagaaacgcctataataacctgccaatccaaggaaacttctaacctcagaagcattctttggccttggccaatctctgactgctttgatctttgctggatctaccttaatcccctccttactgacaatgtgcccaagaaaggatacctgagataacaagaactcacatttcttgagtTTAGCAAACAGTTTGTGTtcccttagtctctgtagaaccaacctcagatgctgctcatgctctgactcagactgagaatatactagaatatcatcgatgaagacgatcacaaactggtccagataatccttgaacactctgttcatcagatccataaaagcaacaggggcattagtcaatccaaatgacataactaagaactcataatgcccatacctgctacgaaaagcagtcttcggtatgtctccctccttgaccctcaattgatgataaccagaacaaaggtcaatctttgagaatactgtcttgccttgcaattgatcaaacagatcatctatccttggtaaagtatacttgttcttaattgtcagcttattcagttctctgtaatcaatagacattctcagagaaccatccttctttttcacaaacagaactggcgcaccccaaggtgcgtaactaggtctgataaaacccaaatctaacaactcttgcaactgtacttttaattcttcaactcagctggggccattctgtacagtgctctagacactggctccgtccctggtgcaaGTTTTATAACGAACTCTATTTCTCTGTGCAGTggtaaccctggcaaatcttctggaaacacatccaggaattcacaaacaagtctagtatcttcttgtctcactggcacgacctgagtggtatcaaccacactggctaagaatccaatgcaacttCCTTGCAATAAATTCCTAGTCCTCAATACAAAAATGAttggtatgcgaggtccatgcacagtacaaacaaacacaaatggatcctcaccttcaggctcaaaggtgaccctcttccttctgcaatcaatggttgccccatacttcgccaaccagtccatacccaaaatcatgtcgaagtccatcataaccaactctatcaaatccactgaaaactctctgccctcaactgtcactggcaaagatctgacccatctcctggataccactaactctccagtgggtaacaaagttccaaaccccacagcataaaaatcatagggtctacacagtctatcaataatagtACTAGCagcaaaagaatgtgtagcaccagaatcaatcaatacattataaggggttccagcactaagaagttgacctgtaacaactgagggagaagcctcagcttctgcttgtgtcaatgcgaacactcgagctgggactgagctgtccgcttttctgggttcttcttttcttgccttagggcaatcctttttaagatgacccactgctccacatgagaagcaggcccttgccctacactctcccaaatgatgcctcttgcatctaggccATTCAGGATAAGGCTTCTAGGCTTCaccaccacctggacgacccattgaaataccacggggccgcctatcaggacctggaactaggaaggtgtcaggaaccttcctcttctgctcactggggcctacacccctaccagaacccacaaatggaggacctgtcctcctaaaatcctttctggctgcactgtcacgacagatcctgttctctgcactctcagctgtgagtgccttctaaaccacctgtgcataggtagtaaccccagccacagtggtgatacgtacatcagtgggcaccagctccatggaaaatttcgccaaacgatcaaactttaaggcatactcagtgactgacaaacttccctgaagtagcctaataaattcctcagctttcgctgccctgatagcatcattgtagtatttctcattaaacaaagtttgaaattcctcccaactcaggacattaacatttctggtttgggtaataacctcccacaaaatccgggcatcctcccaaaacatataattggcacaggccaccctctcattaccagttaccctcatgaaatcaaggatagtggtaatcatactcatccattgctctgacttggcaggatctgcactaccctaaaaaactagaggttgctgcttcctgaacctttcataaagaggctcccatttatttccaacctcaggcagatgttctgctgctggcaccgacacaggaggtgcctctgatacactagccactgcaggcgCTTGCTGTTGTTTAAGGAGACAAAGCTCTtatccctgtctcaacactgttgccTACAAATCACtaattatctgctgccagttacaggagttggctgtggaatctatgactgatcattttcctgaccctggccattattattctggccttgatcactctggccagctgaagtatctgtctgccctggattcattcttattactAATACCTTGCTAAAACAAcggtcaatacggccagtcaggtagtaataactaaacctcttgctgccttacGGTCCGAGAACAGgtagacaattatcatattccacggTCATACAatatacaggcagatacatgtttataggatttagcacttagcatgtatcgcaAAATAGTTCACAAATAACAATAccaataagtatgttccagcaatcttaGTACTAAtcagcacacatttgctgaggatataatatttccgggcataggtttaacatggtatctcatgcatacaggtaaagcatatacaCTATATTTAAGcatttatacatataactacataaatagttactaaACCAtcagtcgagcttgacttcagtgatgtgtgtacatgcctagccagtctacaggaaccctaaccttggcacactctgataccaagttgtaatgccctggttaccctaggacagttactgtgaacgatgagccggaaatttgacccgctacccgagtcctttggttaaaaacgtgcatctaagtgttattaataggctaaggtgaaaaaccaataaaaaggtaaggatatatttcattaggtacataaaattgttcatgggcccataaatcttttacaatttatttacaactcaaaattatcattactatttcaaatttacaaacccgccatcctaagcggcaaaaatagggtaaaccccttagttcctctgagaactccttggccgtggtggtcaagcggtcgcatatgtacacatcaccacctaagctctccactcaaggctgggtgagcttttctttccctttacctgcaccacatagaacccatgagccaaggcccagcaagaaaacacaatataacatgatatattATCAataacgatcataataatcattcaggactttcagtccaaataaaggagtgacaattggaaaagtcactaaagtgggttcagtTCCCAataaccatgtgacgatagggtcaccagggctttaaagataagtgatcatttcactagcttaaacaggttaggtgcatgatgactagtcatcaacataacctacctcatgaccatagagtcataaccatggaacacagttccctagccatgtgacaaacagtcacccaaacatttggccctggctctgagtaactagtcctagactagccagcgcttataagtttcatcgaccttagggttggtccattgttaatgccttagagtcattcaacgctgatatcgattagatctaatctttattcggccctgcgttcaggacgcttttgccatttctgactcttaggtcagtgtccctaactagtcagtaccatatacaagtaaacaatattcgctaatGTTCGAGTAAgaatttatcaaccaacatacctcaacaacaatcatgcatgtcatatacacagggtgcagttttcttacctcatgttcaagtgagaattaatataaaaacgacccttgagaacgatcgatcttttaattccttgacggtcacctggtcataacccaaatataggattcatcaatgaaaattaataacaaaggttcccaaaccaaaacctagcctccaagacatcgaatcctactaaaccgggtagtaggatcgatcccgaggcctaaggcttgaatccccaagccaaaagaactcatttctggccaaaaatgcctctaagggccacggccctcccTCGTTGCGCCGCGGCCTGCCCCTCAGACAGAGGTGTCTCTTCCCCAGCACCCAgcgtgggccgcggctcaccctagCCGGGTCCCAGCTCTTTTCTGCAATTCAGCAAAAAAACTAGATTTCCTCTTGCatttttccttgaaaccaaccttccaaaccaatcccaaacatccaattcaacccctaaacttcatctacatcacaccctcattaaaacccaagttaaacaccaaccaaaacttccattaattccaactttccTCAACAAAAccataagctgaaaactaaaactaaaatagAGAAAACCAGGGAAGTAgtggctaaaaacttacctcaaactcagattgtgatgctcttcaatggtggaacactctcccaaacttccaaggcttacttcccaagcttgaatcctcaaaaatggctcaaaaatcacaaagaaaatgaaggagaAAAGGGTACAAGAAAGCTCTTGAAtatactctgttttcctcttcttttcacaGCCAAAAATGGCaaatatctatcctaggggtgaaaaaaccaaattaccccttggttagttaaggatttctaaaggctcccaagggaaaaattgtcctttccaacctattttgttaatcatatttaacgctctccaattcccgctattctcaatattctcaaatactaaatattcttatcccgttaccctctaattcccgatAACGCTTTAATCaccaaaacatcccgagactcaccccgagccccttaaacctgttatgaccaaactgataatttatattctaagatcgtctcatgccgaataactcgaacaaatccacattataatgtggctaatcacaatcatgcaccgaaaatatacaaatatgctctaAACGAGCcaaattcccaaattacccctatattcaaatgtggacccgcatgcatgcgtataacatcatattataatataattcacataaacatgcctatattcatttaatggcataattaaacagttatggccttcctgcctactaatccatccattaaaccgcattaaggatttcggggcattacaatttctCATGCCAATACtatgtacgataacttgtatcgaatccccgacaaaatacatgattctttattatggtaatatttccttttgatccattaccacaatctatacatggacaatcTATCCATTACTACAATTTGTTTGGAAAAATTCtacaaaacaaaatcaaatcatCAGCAAAGCATAAATTGAGTAGCTTAAGGCTCTTACACATGGGGTGATATCTGAATTTAGAATTTTGAGCTGCTAGTTGAAGGCTCCTAGTTAAATACTACATGATAAGCACAAACAAAAGGTGAGACATAGGATCACCCTGACGCAGCCCCTTCTTACCCTTAAAACTACCTTGAACTCGACCATTCATAAGCAAAGAGTAAGAAGTATTTTTCAAGCAGACCATAATCCAACCTATAAATTTCATAGGGAAACAAAGGGCCCTTAAAAGATCCTCAAGAAACTGCCAATCGACTGTATCATATGCTTTGCTTAAATCTATTTTAATGGCACATCTATGCGAAGTAGAGGTCCTCCCATAGTTCTTGATAAGGTCCTCCCTGGTTCGGCTGAATGAGATCAGGAAGGACTAAAGCCATACGAGAACATAACAGTTTAGCTATACACTTGTTTAATGTAGAACAACAAGGTATAGGTATGCAGTCTATTGCCCGGGATGGATTAGTGACTTTAGGGACCAATGATAGAGTAGTTTCATGAAGCGCAGAAGGAAAATGCCCTGTGTCAAAACACTGACCAATCGCTGAACAAACTTCATCCCCAATTTTCTTCCATAAGACCTTGAAAAAACTAGAACCAAAGCCATCTAGTCCTGGGGACTTAGTGATGGGAATACCAAATAAAGCAGCTCGGATTTCCTTACGAGAGAAGGGTTTTAAAAGCAGCAGTTGCTGATCTATAGAGAGCTTGGTACCCATCTCAATACAGTGCAAATCAATCCTGCCTGTAGCCAAACTTGGACTACCCAAATGACTTCTAAAATGTTCAACAAAGTGAGACACTACCTTGCTCAGTAATATAGGTTGCAATACTATTTTCAGCTCTGCACTTTTTCAAACAAGCATGGAAAAAATATGTATTCATATTGCCCTTCCTAATCCAAATAATTTTACTTCTTTGGGCTAGCAAACTATAGTACATATGCTCCTGTACAGTTAAAGCTTCAGCAGCTACTTTCACTACCTCTTGCAAGTTGTAGTCTCGAGGATGAGATTGAGCTTGAAATTGAGCTTCCTGATAAGCATCCGTAGCTGAGTGATAGTTCATACCTATATCGCCAGTGTTATCTCTATTAAATTTCTTTAATCTATGCTTCAGCCTCATTGTCTTTAAGTATATAGTGCTTAACCCAATCGCCTTAACAGGGACCCTCCAACTACTCATAACCACTTCTTTGAAACCAGGATGGTCGGTCCAAATTTTTTTAAATCTAAACAGCTTGATTCCCACCTTCTCCATAGGCAAGTTAGTAACAACACACGAGCAATGATCTGAAACTACTTCCCATCTAAACACAGCCATAGAATGAGGAAAGATATCAAGCCAATCCTCATTCATGAACACATGGTCAATTTTTTAATAGATTCTAGCTGGACCTTCTTGGTTGTTTGTCCAAGTAAAATAGGAGCAAATACTCTTAAGAGACTCAACTTGAGTATCAGCAAGCCATTGTAGAGAATCAGCCAATTCCAAACCAGAAACTGGTTTCCCACCAGATCTGTCCAGACCAGAGAAAGGGGCATTGAAATCCCCTAAAATATTCCAAGCTTTATCTGAGAGTGATATCTTGTGTAGCCCTTGCCATAAAATCCTCCTCCCCTCTATTATATTGTACCCATAGACAAATATAACATAAAAATCTTGCCTCTCACCAGCCATTTTAACAAAACAATGAACATACTGATGAGATTCTTCCAGAATTGTAACCCTCACAAAAACCTTCCTCAAAACTATCAGAAGTCTACCCTCAATGATCAGACTAGAGTAAAACTCCCAGTTAGGAAGCTTATGCTCCATGAACTCCATAATTTTGTTCCCCCTCATTTTAGTTTCTAAAAAACCACCAACTCCAATTTTATTCCTGCTACATAAATCTAAGACTTAAGCATGTTTATTAGAACTATTAAGCCCTCTCAAGTTCCAGCTCAAAATATTGCAATTGTCCATAGGAAGAAGTAGAGCCAGTGTTACCTTCTTTTCTACCCTTCATTTGATCTTGAAGCACCTCAAATTTATTCTGCTGTTGTTGCTCTTGTCCAGGAGAAAGAGAACTAACACCTGCCACTAGTCCTTGTTTAGAATGAGTAGCCACATGCTTTGGTGTTTGCCCTTGCTTACCTTCATTTGTACCATTTGCTTTATCAACATTAGCCGAAGCTGGAAGTTGTATTCCCTTAGAATTCTTGACCGGAACACCCTCTGTACCTATAGCATTAGGCAAAACCTCAGGCATCTCATCTTTAGGTTCATCTGAATCCTTATCTCTCCTTTCCTTTGCCTCTGTTTTAGCCACAGTATCCTTTTTAACCCACTGTGTTTTTAGCTCCTTACCACAATCCACCATAGAATGACCAAACCCAGAGCAAACCTTGCACTTAATAGGAAACCACTCATATTCCACTCCATGTTCCATAATCTGGCCATGCTCATTAAGAAACTGAATATTTCTAGGAGGATTATCAGTTATTTCCATTTCCACAAGAACTCTTGCAAATTGAACTCTTGAGCGCTCCCTAGTAAACTTGTCAACCATAATCGGTTTACCAATCGTGCTCACAAGTGCACTAAGACATTTACTTCCCCAATACTGAAGCCCTAGGGCATGTAATCGAATCCATAATGGAACTGAACGAATTAGACGAATTTCACTGAGATCAGCTGTCCATGGCCGGATAATAACAGGTTTCCTATCAAATTGAAGTATACCATTCTACAACATTTGATCTCTCGAAGCATCATCATTAAATTTGACCATGGTTAGCCCAATTGTCATTCTAGCAATTTGAGCAATCCCTAGATGACCCCAAACTCTTTTGACGAATCCTTCAAAGACAGCCATTGAAGGATTAGCACCAAGGACCATACAAATTACTACCGAACTCCAATTCGCAGATTGAACTTTTACCTCTTCAACATCAACCTTAGCATACTTCTTACCATCTCTAAGCAATGGTTCAGTAAATTAAAGTTTCTGGTAAGAAAAGGAGAGCTTACTTGCCGTGAATTGCTGCCATTGACGATGAGCCAAAGTCTGAAAATCCCCTTCATCCACCTTATCCGCCCAGGAAGCAGCAGTCAAACTCGGAATATCCATACCATCTCCCTTAGCATCGGAATCATAGGTGACGTTAGTTACATTCAATCGCTCATCTTCAATAATGAGATTCAAACCCTCAGATCTA
The genomic region above belongs to Humulus lupulus chromosome 1, drHumLupu1.1, whole genome shotgun sequence and contains:
- the LOC133825990 gene encoding uncharacterized protein LOC133825990: MNEDWLDIFPHSMAVFRWEVVSDHCSCVVTNLPMEKVGIKLFRFKKIWTDHPGFKEVVMSSWRVPVKAIGLSTIYLKTMRLKHRLKKFNRDNTGDIGMNYHSATDAYQEAQFQAQSHPRDYNLQEVVKVAAEALTVQEHIAELKIVLQPILLSKVVSHFVEHFRSHLGSPSLATGRIDLHCIEMGTKLSIDQQLLLLKPFSRKEIRAALFGIPITKSPGLDGFGSSFFKVLWKKIGDEVCSAIGQCFDTGHFPSALHETTLSLVPKVTNPSRAIDCIPIPCCSTLNKCIAKLLCSRMALVLPDLIQPNQGGPYQELWEDLYFA